The Saccopteryx leptura isolate mSacLep1 chromosome 2, mSacLep1_pri_phased_curated, whole genome shotgun sequence genome has a window encoding:
- the TIMELESS gene encoding protein timeless homolog isoform X2 has product MMNCELLSTCSALGYLEGDTYHREPDCLESVKDLIRYLRHEDETRDVRQQLGAAQILQSDLLPILTQHRQDKPLFDAVIRLMVNLTQPALLCFGSVPKEPSLRHHFLQVLAYLQAYKEAFASEKAFGVLSETLYELLQLGWEERQEEDNLLIERVLLLVRNILHVPADLDQEKRIDDDASVHDRLLWAVHLSGLDDLLLFLASSSAEQQWSLHVLEIISLMFRDQNPEQLAGVGQGRLAQEQSRDVAELAALRQREMAEKRARALQRGNRHSRFGGSYIVQGLKSIGERDLIFHKGLHNLQNYSSDLGKQPQRVPTRRQVARELSVQRRSALNVRLFLRDFCLEFLENCYNRLMGLVKDNLLREKAQQHDETYYMWALAFFMAFNRAASFRPGLVSETLSVRTFHFIEQNLTGYYEMMLTDRKEAASWACRMHLALKAYQELLATVNEMDMSPDEAVRESSCIIKNNIFYVMEYRELFLALFRKFDERCQSRSLLRDLVETTHLFLKMLERFCRTRGNLVVQNKRKKRKKKNKPIAFDNVPPSPGQREAMWPSLAEQLQCYTQDPELSLEFMIPFDAASEVPVEEQRAEAMVRIQDCLLAGQAPQALTLLRSAREVWPERDVFGFQGISPEEELQLLKQIFCAPLPRQQGPEEQGAEEEEEEEEEEELQVVLVLEKEFNFLDYLKRFANSTVLRAYVLLLRNYWQNSAHTNHCVVKMLHRLAHDLKMEALLFQLSLFCLFNRLLSDPAAGAYKELVTFAKYILGKFFALAAVNQKAFVELLFWKNTSVVREMTEGYGSLDGGSSSRKPAWSLEEEAQLQELYLAHKDVEGQDVVDTIMAHLKTAPRTRNQVIYHLVQLGLAGSVRDFQRKGSNIVLWTEDQELELRRLFEEFQDSDDILGHIMKNVTAKRSRARIVDKLLALGLVAKRRQLYKKRQKKLVPSSLPNGAESLKDFCQEALEEENLTEEQSEENEEKEEGSKEKQTSQGSSVLLTENLGQSLHQEGFSTPLLWLQNCLFQVADDREEDGCSQAVPLVPLTEENEEAMENEQFQQLLCKIGLRPPASGQETFWRIPAKLSPTQLRRAAASLSQLEEEEKLQPGLDPEVPGEQGLQEEHQKKDQAQALRALLPARKKKAGLVSPAVISEEGTAGEKEQLKLAPKKRQLLDSDEEQEANEGRSKATELEAPGIQKKKRFQIEDEDESD; this is encoded by the exons ATGATGAATTGCGAACTTCTCTCCACATGTAGTGCCCTTGGGTACTTGGAAGGAGACACTTACCACAGGGAACCAGATTGCTTAG AGAGTGTGAAGGATTTGATCCGCTACTTGAGGCACGAGGATGAGACTCGGGATGTGCGGCAGCAGCTGGGGGCAGCCCAGATCCTGCAGAGTGACCTCCTGCCCATCCTTACCCAGCACCGCCAGGACAAGCCTCTCTTTGACGCTGTTATCAG GCTGATGGTCAATTTGACACAACCAGCCTTGCTCTGTTTTGGCAGTGTGCCCAAGGAGCCTAGCCTCCGGCACCATTTTCTGCAGGTGCTCGCTTACCTGCAGGCCTACAAAGAG GCTTTTGCCAGTGAGAAGGCTTTCGGGGTCCTCAGTGAAACCTTATATGAGCTGCTGCAGCTG GGCTGGGAGGAGCGGCAGGAGGAAGACAACTTATTGATTGAACGGGTCCTGCTGCTGGTCAGAAATATTCTCCACGTCCCAGCTGACCTTGATCAGGAGAAG AGGATTGATGATGACGCCAGTGTTCATGACCGGCTTCTCTGGGCAGTTCACCTCAGTGGCTTGGACGACCTGCTCCTCTTCCTGGCCAGTTCGTCTGCTGAGCAGCAGTGGAGCCTGCATGTGCTAGAGATCATCTCCCTTATGTTCCGGGACCAG AACCCTGAGCAGCTGGCAGGAGTAGGACAGGGACGCTTAGCGCAGGAACAGAGCAGAGATGTGGCAGAACTGGCGGCGCTGCGCCAGCGAGAGATGGCAGAAAAGAGGGCTCGAGCTCTTCAGCGAGGCAACAG GCATTCTCGATTTGGAGGCTCCTACATTGTCCAGGGGTTGAAATCCATTGGAGAGAGAGATCTCATCTTTCACAAAGGTCTCCACAAT CTTCAAAACTACAGTTCAGATTTGGGGAAGCAGCCCCAAAGGGTGCCTACACGTCGCCAGGTGGCCCGGGAGCTATCTGTTCAACGCCGCTCTGCCCTCAATGTGAGACTCTTCCTCAGAGACTTCTGCCTTGAGTTCTTGGAGAACTGTTATAACCGGCTCATGGGCTTGGTGAAG GATAACCTGCTTCGGGAGAAAGCTCAGCAGCATGATGAGACCTATTACATGTGGGCCTTGGCTTTCTTCATGGCCTTCAACCGGGCTGCCTCCTTCCGTCCAGGCCTGGTCTCAGAGACCCTCAGTGTCCGAACGTTCCACTTCATTGAGCAGAACCTCACTGGTTACTATGAGATGATGCTAACTGATCGCAAGGAAGCTGCTTCCTGGGCATGTCG GATGCACCTGGCTCTGAAGGCCTATCAGGAGCTATTGGCCACAGTTAATGAGATGGACATGTCGCCAGATGAGGCTGTGAGAGAGAGCAGCTGCATCATCAAAA ACAACATTTTCTATGTGATGGAGTATCGAGAACTATTTCTGGCACTCTTTCGAAAGTTTGATGAGAGATGCCAGTCCCGTTCTTTACTTCGTGACCTGGTAGAAACCACCCACCTCTTCCTCAAGATGTTGGAGCGGTTCTGTCGGACCCGAGGGAACCTGGTGGTGCAG AACAAacgaaagaagagaaagaagaaaaataagcccATTGCTTTTGATAATGTCCCCCCTAGCCCAGGGCAGCGGGAGGCCATGTGGCCTTCCCTGGCCGAGCAGCTACAGTGCTACACCCAG GATCCTGAGCTCAGTTTGGAATTCATGATTCCCTTTGATGCGGCCTCAGAGGTACCAGTGGAAGAACAGCGGGCAGAAGCCATGGTGCGGATCCAAGACTGTCTGCTGGCTGGCCAGGCCCCACAGGCCCTGACCCTCCTTAGGTCTGCTCG GGAGGTATGGCCAGAAAGAGATGTGTTTGGCTTTCAAGGCATTTCTCCAGAAGAAGAGTTGCAGCTGCTGAAACAAATCTTCTGTGCCCCACTTCCCC GGCAGCAGGGGCCAGAGGAAcaaggggcagaggaggaagaggaagaagaagaggaggaagaattgCAAGTGGTCCTGGTGTTGGAGAAAGAATTTAATTTTCTGGACTACCTGAAACG CTTTGCCAACTCGACTGTCCTCCGAGCCTACGTGCTGCTGCTGCGGAACTACTGGCAGAACAGTGCCCACACCAACCACTGTGTCGTCAAGATGCTGCACCGGCTGGCCCATGACCTCAAAATGGAAGCTCTTCTTTTCCAGCTCTCACTCTTCTGCCTCTTCAATCGTCTGCTTAGTGACCCCGCCGCTGGGGCCTACAAA GAGCTTGTGACTTTTGCCAAATACATCCTGGGAAAGTTCTTTGCATTGGCTGCAGTCAACCAAAAAGCCTTTGTGGAGCTCCTGTTCTGGAAAAACACATCTGTGGTTCGAGAGATGACCGAGGGTTATGGCTCCCTGGATGGCGG ATCTTCTAGTCGCAAACCTGCGTGGAGCCTAGAAGAGGAGGCCCAGCTTCAGGAACTGTACCTTGCCCATAAGGATGTGGAAG GTCAGGATGTCGTAGACACCATCATGGCACACCTGAAAACTGCTCCTCGAACACGCAATCAGGTCATCTACCATCTGGTCCAGCTGGGACTGGCTGGCAGTGTCAGGGACTTCCAAAG GAAAGGAAGCAATATCGTACTGTGGACAGAAGATCAGGAGCTGGAACTGCGGCGGCTTTTTGAAGAGTTCCAGGACTCAGATG ATATCCTAGGTCATATCATGAAGAATGTCACAGCCAAACGTTCACGGGCCCGAATAGTGGATAAACTGCTGGCTCTGGGGCTggtggccaagcggcggcagctaTACAAGAAACGCCAGAAGAAGTTGGTGCCCTCGAGCTTG CCTAATGGAGCAGAGTCCCTGAAGGATTTTTGCCAGGAAGCTCTAGAGGAAGAAAACCTGACAGAGGAACAGAGtgaagagaatgaagagaaagaggaggggtcaAAGGAGAAACAAACCTCCCAAGGGAGCTCAGTCCTTTTAACTGAAAACCTGGGGCAAAGCCTGCATCAGGAAG GCTTTTCCACTCCTCTCCTGTGGCTCCAGAACTGCCTGTTTCAAGTAGCAGATGATCGAGAAGAGGACG GCTGCTCCCAGGCAGTTCCATTGGTGCCGCtgacagaagaaaatgaggaagcAATGGAAAATGAACAGTTTCAGCAGCTATTGTGCAAGATAGGACTTCGACCTCCTGCCTCTGGGCAG GAAACCTTCTGGCGAATTCCAGCCAAGCTGAGTCCCACCCAGCTCCGGAGGGCAGCAGCTTCTTTGAGTCagctggaggaagaggaaaaacttCAGCCAGGGCTAGACCCTGAAGTCCCTGGAGAGCAAGGCCTCCAGGAAGAACACCAAAAGAAAGACCAAGCACAAGCCCTGAGGGCCCTCCTACCAGCCCGGAAAAAGAAAGCAGGCCTGGTGTCCCCAGCGG TCATTTCAGAGGAAGGGACTGCTGGTGAGAAAGAGCAACTGAAATTGGCACCCAAGAAGCGACAACTGCTAGACAGCGATGAGGAACAGGAGGCCAATGAGGGCAGGAGCAAAG CAACAGAGCTGGAAGCTCCAGGAATCCAAAAGAAGAAACGGTTTCAGATTGAGGATGAAGATGAGAGTGACTGA
- the TIMELESS gene encoding protein timeless homolog isoform X1, with amino-acid sequence MRAHRFCLPPPPASHRSWPLHGRVDLSMMNCELLSTCSALGYLEGDTYHREPDCLESVKDLIRYLRHEDETRDVRQQLGAAQILQSDLLPILTQHRQDKPLFDAVIRLMVNLTQPALLCFGSVPKEPSLRHHFLQVLAYLQAYKEAFASEKAFGVLSETLYELLQLGWEERQEEDNLLIERVLLLVRNILHVPADLDQEKRIDDDASVHDRLLWAVHLSGLDDLLLFLASSSAEQQWSLHVLEIISLMFRDQNPEQLAGVGQGRLAQEQSRDVAELAALRQREMAEKRARALQRGNRHSRFGGSYIVQGLKSIGERDLIFHKGLHNLQNYSSDLGKQPQRVPTRRQVARELSVQRRSALNVRLFLRDFCLEFLENCYNRLMGLVKDNLLREKAQQHDETYYMWALAFFMAFNRAASFRPGLVSETLSVRTFHFIEQNLTGYYEMMLTDRKEAASWACRMHLALKAYQELLATVNEMDMSPDEAVRESSCIIKNNIFYVMEYRELFLALFRKFDERCQSRSLLRDLVETTHLFLKMLERFCRTRGNLVVQNKRKKRKKKNKPIAFDNVPPSPGQREAMWPSLAEQLQCYTQDPELSLEFMIPFDAASEVPVEEQRAEAMVRIQDCLLAGQAPQALTLLRSAREVWPERDVFGFQGISPEEELQLLKQIFCAPLPRQQGPEEQGAEEEEEEEEEEELQVVLVLEKEFNFLDYLKRFANSTVLRAYVLLLRNYWQNSAHTNHCVVKMLHRLAHDLKMEALLFQLSLFCLFNRLLSDPAAGAYKELVTFAKYILGKFFALAAVNQKAFVELLFWKNTSVVREMTEGYGSLDGGSSSRKPAWSLEEEAQLQELYLAHKDVEGQDVVDTIMAHLKTAPRTRNQVIYHLVQLGLAGSVRDFQRKGSNIVLWTEDQELELRRLFEEFQDSDDILGHIMKNVTAKRSRARIVDKLLALGLVAKRRQLYKKRQKKLVPSSLPNGAESLKDFCQEALEEENLTEEQSEENEEKEEGSKEKQTSQGSSVLLTENLGQSLHQEGFSTPLLWLQNCLFQVADDREEDGCSQAVPLVPLTEENEEAMENEQFQQLLCKIGLRPPASGQETFWRIPAKLSPTQLRRAAASLSQLEEEEKLQPGLDPEVPGEQGLQEEHQKKDQAQALRALLPARKKKAGLVSPAVISEEGTAGEKEQLKLAPKKRQLLDSDEEQEANEGRSKATELEAPGIQKKKRFQIEDEDESD; translated from the exons ATgag GGCGCATCGTTTCTGTCTCCCGCCTCCCCCTGCCTCACATCGCTCTTGGCCACTTCACGGACGAGTGGACTTGTCCATGATGAATTGCGAACTTCTCTCCACATGTAGTGCCCTTGGGTACTTGGAAGGAGACACTTACCACAGGGAACCAGATTGCTTAG AGAGTGTGAAGGATTTGATCCGCTACTTGAGGCACGAGGATGAGACTCGGGATGTGCGGCAGCAGCTGGGGGCAGCCCAGATCCTGCAGAGTGACCTCCTGCCCATCCTTACCCAGCACCGCCAGGACAAGCCTCTCTTTGACGCTGTTATCAG GCTGATGGTCAATTTGACACAACCAGCCTTGCTCTGTTTTGGCAGTGTGCCCAAGGAGCCTAGCCTCCGGCACCATTTTCTGCAGGTGCTCGCTTACCTGCAGGCCTACAAAGAG GCTTTTGCCAGTGAGAAGGCTTTCGGGGTCCTCAGTGAAACCTTATATGAGCTGCTGCAGCTG GGCTGGGAGGAGCGGCAGGAGGAAGACAACTTATTGATTGAACGGGTCCTGCTGCTGGTCAGAAATATTCTCCACGTCCCAGCTGACCTTGATCAGGAGAAG AGGATTGATGATGACGCCAGTGTTCATGACCGGCTTCTCTGGGCAGTTCACCTCAGTGGCTTGGACGACCTGCTCCTCTTCCTGGCCAGTTCGTCTGCTGAGCAGCAGTGGAGCCTGCATGTGCTAGAGATCATCTCCCTTATGTTCCGGGACCAG AACCCTGAGCAGCTGGCAGGAGTAGGACAGGGACGCTTAGCGCAGGAACAGAGCAGAGATGTGGCAGAACTGGCGGCGCTGCGCCAGCGAGAGATGGCAGAAAAGAGGGCTCGAGCTCTTCAGCGAGGCAACAG GCATTCTCGATTTGGAGGCTCCTACATTGTCCAGGGGTTGAAATCCATTGGAGAGAGAGATCTCATCTTTCACAAAGGTCTCCACAAT CTTCAAAACTACAGTTCAGATTTGGGGAAGCAGCCCCAAAGGGTGCCTACACGTCGCCAGGTGGCCCGGGAGCTATCTGTTCAACGCCGCTCTGCCCTCAATGTGAGACTCTTCCTCAGAGACTTCTGCCTTGAGTTCTTGGAGAACTGTTATAACCGGCTCATGGGCTTGGTGAAG GATAACCTGCTTCGGGAGAAAGCTCAGCAGCATGATGAGACCTATTACATGTGGGCCTTGGCTTTCTTCATGGCCTTCAACCGGGCTGCCTCCTTCCGTCCAGGCCTGGTCTCAGAGACCCTCAGTGTCCGAACGTTCCACTTCATTGAGCAGAACCTCACTGGTTACTATGAGATGATGCTAACTGATCGCAAGGAAGCTGCTTCCTGGGCATGTCG GATGCACCTGGCTCTGAAGGCCTATCAGGAGCTATTGGCCACAGTTAATGAGATGGACATGTCGCCAGATGAGGCTGTGAGAGAGAGCAGCTGCATCATCAAAA ACAACATTTTCTATGTGATGGAGTATCGAGAACTATTTCTGGCACTCTTTCGAAAGTTTGATGAGAGATGCCAGTCCCGTTCTTTACTTCGTGACCTGGTAGAAACCACCCACCTCTTCCTCAAGATGTTGGAGCGGTTCTGTCGGACCCGAGGGAACCTGGTGGTGCAG AACAAacgaaagaagagaaagaagaaaaataagcccATTGCTTTTGATAATGTCCCCCCTAGCCCAGGGCAGCGGGAGGCCATGTGGCCTTCCCTGGCCGAGCAGCTACAGTGCTACACCCAG GATCCTGAGCTCAGTTTGGAATTCATGATTCCCTTTGATGCGGCCTCAGAGGTACCAGTGGAAGAACAGCGGGCAGAAGCCATGGTGCGGATCCAAGACTGTCTGCTGGCTGGCCAGGCCCCACAGGCCCTGACCCTCCTTAGGTCTGCTCG GGAGGTATGGCCAGAAAGAGATGTGTTTGGCTTTCAAGGCATTTCTCCAGAAGAAGAGTTGCAGCTGCTGAAACAAATCTTCTGTGCCCCACTTCCCC GGCAGCAGGGGCCAGAGGAAcaaggggcagaggaggaagaggaagaagaagaggaggaagaattgCAAGTGGTCCTGGTGTTGGAGAAAGAATTTAATTTTCTGGACTACCTGAAACG CTTTGCCAACTCGACTGTCCTCCGAGCCTACGTGCTGCTGCTGCGGAACTACTGGCAGAACAGTGCCCACACCAACCACTGTGTCGTCAAGATGCTGCACCGGCTGGCCCATGACCTCAAAATGGAAGCTCTTCTTTTCCAGCTCTCACTCTTCTGCCTCTTCAATCGTCTGCTTAGTGACCCCGCCGCTGGGGCCTACAAA GAGCTTGTGACTTTTGCCAAATACATCCTGGGAAAGTTCTTTGCATTGGCTGCAGTCAACCAAAAAGCCTTTGTGGAGCTCCTGTTCTGGAAAAACACATCTGTGGTTCGAGAGATGACCGAGGGTTATGGCTCCCTGGATGGCGG ATCTTCTAGTCGCAAACCTGCGTGGAGCCTAGAAGAGGAGGCCCAGCTTCAGGAACTGTACCTTGCCCATAAGGATGTGGAAG GTCAGGATGTCGTAGACACCATCATGGCACACCTGAAAACTGCTCCTCGAACACGCAATCAGGTCATCTACCATCTGGTCCAGCTGGGACTGGCTGGCAGTGTCAGGGACTTCCAAAG GAAAGGAAGCAATATCGTACTGTGGACAGAAGATCAGGAGCTGGAACTGCGGCGGCTTTTTGAAGAGTTCCAGGACTCAGATG ATATCCTAGGTCATATCATGAAGAATGTCACAGCCAAACGTTCACGGGCCCGAATAGTGGATAAACTGCTGGCTCTGGGGCTggtggccaagcggcggcagctaTACAAGAAACGCCAGAAGAAGTTGGTGCCCTCGAGCTTG CCTAATGGAGCAGAGTCCCTGAAGGATTTTTGCCAGGAAGCTCTAGAGGAAGAAAACCTGACAGAGGAACAGAGtgaagagaatgaagagaaagaggaggggtcaAAGGAGAAACAAACCTCCCAAGGGAGCTCAGTCCTTTTAACTGAAAACCTGGGGCAAAGCCTGCATCAGGAAG GCTTTTCCACTCCTCTCCTGTGGCTCCAGAACTGCCTGTTTCAAGTAGCAGATGATCGAGAAGAGGACG GCTGCTCCCAGGCAGTTCCATTGGTGCCGCtgacagaagaaaatgaggaagcAATGGAAAATGAACAGTTTCAGCAGCTATTGTGCAAGATAGGACTTCGACCTCCTGCCTCTGGGCAG GAAACCTTCTGGCGAATTCCAGCCAAGCTGAGTCCCACCCAGCTCCGGAGGGCAGCAGCTTCTTTGAGTCagctggaggaagaggaaaaacttCAGCCAGGGCTAGACCCTGAAGTCCCTGGAGAGCAAGGCCTCCAGGAAGAACACCAAAAGAAAGACCAAGCACAAGCCCTGAGGGCCCTCCTACCAGCCCGGAAAAAGAAAGCAGGCCTGGTGTCCCCAGCGG TCATTTCAGAGGAAGGGACTGCTGGTGAGAAAGAGCAACTGAAATTGGCACCCAAGAAGCGACAACTGCTAGACAGCGATGAGGAACAGGAGGCCAATGAGGGCAGGAGCAAAG CAACAGAGCTGGAAGCTCCAGGAATCCAAAAGAAGAAACGGTTTCAGATTGAGGATGAAGATGAGAGTGACTGA